In Kogia breviceps isolate mKogBre1 chromosome 19, mKogBre1 haplotype 1, whole genome shotgun sequence, a single genomic region encodes these proteins:
- the PITPNM3 gene encoding membrane-associated phosphatidylinositol transfer protein 3 yields MAKAGRAGGPPPGGGAPWHLRNVLSDSVESSDDEFFDAREEVAEAKNALLIGMSQWNSNDLVEQIETMGKLEEHQGEGNVPCTSSILQEKQRELYRVSLRRQRFPAQGSIEIHEDNEEGCPQRSCKTHVLLLVLHGGNILDTGSGDPSCKVADIHTFSSVLEKVTRAHFPAALGHILIKFVPCPAICSEAFSLVSNLNPYSHVEGCLSNSQDHVPLAALALLAISSPQYQDAVATVIERANQVYMEFLKSPDGIGFSGQVCLIGDCVGGLLAFDAICYSAGPSGDSPGSSSRKGSVSSTQDTPVVVEEECSLASSKRLSKSSIDVSSALEDEEPKRPLPRKQSDSSTYDCEAITQHHAFLSSIRSSVLKDEAEPPAAGGPQLPEVSLGRLDFEVSDFFLFGSPLGLVLAMRRTVLPGLDGFQVRPACSQVYSFFHCADPSASRLEPLLEPKFHLVSPVSVPRYQRFPLGDGQSLLLADALHAHSSLFLEGSSRGSPPLLEAPASPSQAQGSQRPGRRISQGSSHSESSESSDSLAPVGTSRITAKWWGSKRIDYALYCPDVLTAFPTVALPHLFHASYWESTDVVAFILRQVMRYESVNVKESAGLDPAALSPTNPREKWLRKRTQVKLRNVTANHRANDVIAAEDGPQVLVGRFMYGPLDMVALTGEKVDILVMAEPSSGRWVHLDTEITTSSGRITYSVPRPRRLGVGVYPVKMVVRGDQTCAMSYLTVLPRGMECVVFSIDGSFAASVSIMGSDPKVRPGAVDVVRHWQDLGYMILYITGRPDMQKQRVVSWLSQHNFPQGMIFFSDGLVHDPLRQKAIFLRNLMQECFIKISAAYGSTKDISVYSVLGLPPSQIFIVGRPTKKYQTQCQFLSEGYAAHLAALEAGHRSRPKKNSSRMMLRKGSFGLHAQPEFLRKRNHLRRTMSVQQPDPPANPKPERAQSQPESDKDHERPLPTLSWARGPPKFESVP; encoded by the exons GAGAACTGTACCGGGTTTCCTTGAGAAGACAGAGGTTCCCAGCCCAGGGAAGCATCGAGATCCACGAAGACAATGAG GAAGGCTGCCCGCAGCGCTCCTGCAAGACGCACGTCCTTCTGCTGGTGCTGCACGGGGGGAACATCCTGGACACGGGCTCGGGGGACCCGTCCTGCAAGGTGGCCGACATCCACACCTTCAGCTCCGTGCTGGAGAAGGTCACGCGCGCCCACTTCCCCGCAGCCCTGGGCCACATCCTCATCAAGTTCGTCCCCTGTCCCGCCATCTGCTCTGAGGCTTTCTCACTCGTCTCCAA CCTGAATCCGTACAGCCACGTTGAGGGCTGTCTCAGCAACAGCCAGGACCACGTCCCTCTGGCCGCCCTGGCCCTGTTGGCCATCTCCTCCCCGCAGTACCAGGATGCAGTTGCCACCGTCATCGAGCGAGCCAACCAGGTGTACATGGAGTTCCTCAAATCCCCCGATGGGATTGGCTTCAGTGGGCAG GTGTGTCTCATCGGGGACTGTGTGGGGGGCCTCCTGGCCTTCGATGCCATCTGCTACAGCGCGGGGCCCTCCGGTGACAGCCCTGGCAGCAGCAGCCGGAAGGGGAGCGTCAGCAGCACCCAG GACACCCCGGTTGTGGTAGAGGAGGAGTGCAGCCTGGCCAGCAGTAAGCGGCTCAGCAAGAGCAGCATCGATGTCTCCAGCGCGCTGGAGGATGAAGAACCCAAGAGGCCATTGCCACGGAAACAGAGCGACTCCTCCACCTATGACTGCGAGGCCATCACCCAGCATCACGCCTTCCTATCCAG CATCCGCTCGAGCGTGCTGAAAGATGAGGCTGAGCCCCCTGCGGCCGGGGGACCCCAGCTCCCCGAGGTCAGCCTGGGCCGCTTGGATTTTGAGGTGTCCGACTTCTTCCTCTTTGGCTCGCCCCTGGGCCTGGTCCTGGCCATGCGGAGGACGGTGCTGCCCGGACTGGATG GTTTCCAGGTACGTCCTGCCTGCAGTCAGGTCTACAGCTTTTTCCACTGCGCGGACCCCTCTGCCTCCCGGCTTGAACCACTGCTGGAGCCCAAGTTCCACCTGGTGTCGCCCGTCAGCGTGCCCCGCTACCAGAGGTTCCCGCTGGGTGACGGACAGTCCCTCCTCCTTG CTGACGCCCTGCACGCCCACAGCTCCCTCTTCCTGGAGGGCAGCTCCCGGGGCAGCCCGCCGCTGCTGGAGGCCCCTGCCTCGCCCTCTCAGGCCCAGGGGTCCCAGCGCCCGGGGCGGAGGATAAGCCAGGGCAGCTCCCACAGTGAGAGCTCGGAGTCCTCGGACAGCCTGGCCCCCGTGGGCACCTCCCGCA TCACAGCCAAGTGGTGGGGCAGCAAGCGCATTGACTACGCCCTGTACTGCCCCGACGTCCTCACCGCCTTCCCCACCGTGGCCCTGCCCCACCTCTTCCACGCCAGCTACTGGGAGTCCACGGACGTGGTGGCCTTCATCCTGAGACAG GTGATGCGCTATGAGAGCGTGAACGTCAAGGAGAGCGCTGGCTTGGACCCCGCAGCACTGAGCCCCACCAACCCCCGCGAGAAGTGGCTTCGTAAGAGGACCCAGGTCAAGCTGCGG AATGTCACCGCCAACCACCGGGCCAACGACGTGATTGCGGCGGAAGACGGCCCCCAGGTCCTGGTGGGGCGGTTCATGTACGGGCCCCTTGACATGGTGGCCCTGACCGGGGAGAAG GTGGACATCCTGGTGATGGCAGAGCCTTCCTCCGGCCGCTGGGTGCACTTGGACACGGAGATCACCACCAGCAGCGGCCGAATCACGTACAGCGTGCCGCGGCCCCGGCGCCTGGGGGTTGGCGTCTACCCCGTGAAGATGGTCGTCAG GGGCGACCAGACCTGCGCGATGAGCTACCTCACGGTGCTGCCCCGGGGCATGGAGTGCGTGGTCTTCAGCATCGATGGCTCCTTTGCGGCCAGCGTGTCCATCATGGGAAGCGACCCCAAGGTCCGGCCGGGGGCAGTGGACGTTGTCCG GCACTGGCAGGACCTGGGCTACATGATCCTCTACATCACGGGGCGGCCGGACATGCAGAAGCAGCGGGTGGTGTCGTGGCTGTCGCAGCACAACTTCCCCCAGGGCATGATCTTCTTCTCGGACGGGCTGGTGCACGACCCGCTGCGGCAGAAGGCCATCTTCCTGCGCAACCTCATGCAGGAG TGCTTCATCAAAATCAGTGCGGCCTATGGGTCCACGAAGGACATCTCCGTCTACAGCGTGCTAGGCCTGCCACCTTCCCAGATCTTCATTGTGGGCCGGCCCACCAAGAAGTATCAGACCCAGTGCCAG TTCCTGAGCGAGGGCTACGCCGCGCACTTGGCCGCGCTGGAGGCCGGCCACCGCTCGCGCCCCAAGAAGAACAGCTCGCGTATGATGCTGCGCAAGGGCAGCTTCGGCCTCCACGCGCAGCCCGAGTTCCTGCGGAAGCGCAACCACCTGCGCCGGACCATGTCGGTGCAGCAGCCGGACCCGCCCGCCAACCCCAAGCCCGAGCGGGCCCAGAGCCAGCCCGAGTCCGACAAGGACCACGAGCGGCCCCTGCCCACACTCAGCTGGGCGCGCGGGCCCCCCAAGTTCGAGTCGGTGCCCTGA